A window of the Peromyscus leucopus breed LL Stock chromosome 22, UCI_PerLeu_2.1, whole genome shotgun sequence genome harbors these coding sequences:
- the LOC114688741 gene encoding olfactory receptor 7A17-like, with translation MEQGNDTQVSEFFLLGFSEDQPQIQPLIFGLFLSMYLVTVFGNLLIIMAIVVDSHLHTPMYFFLSNLSFVDICFTSTTVPKMLVNIQTQSKVITYAGCITQMYFLLLFSGLDIFLLTVMAYDRYVAICHPLHYMIIMNTRRCGLLILACWIIGILNSLLHSFLVLRLSFCTNLEIPHFFCELNQVVHHACSDVFLNDMVIYITAMLLAVGPLSGILYSYSKIVSSIRAISSAQGKYKAFSTCASHLSVVSLFYCTLLGVYLSSAVTQNPRATATASLMYTVVTPMLNPFIYSLRNKDIKKALKILLGSVTRRGPIDSPS, from the coding sequence ATGGAACAGGGAAATGATACTCAGGTTTCAGAATTCTTTCTTCTGGGATTTTCAGAGGATCAGCCTCAGATTCAGCCTCTCATATTTGGACTTTTCCTCTCCATGTACCTAGTGACTGTTTTTGGCAACCTACTCATCATCATGGCCATCGTTGTGGACTCCCACCTTCAtacacccatgtacttcttcctctccaatcTGTCCTTTGTGGACATCTGCTTTACCTCCACCACTGTCCCAAAGATGCTGGTGAACATCCAGACACAGAGCAAGGTCATCACCTATGCAGGCTGCATCACTCAGATGTACTTCCTACTGCTTTTTTCAGGGTTAGACATCTTTTTGCTGActgtgatggcctatgaccgctatgtggccatctgtcaCCCCCTGCATTACATGATCATCATGAACACAAGACGCTGTGGATTGCTGATTCTAGCATGCTGGATCATAGGTATCCTGAATTCCTTGTTACATAGCTTTTTGGTGCTACGGCTATCATTCTGCACAAACTTGGAAATCCCTCACTTTTTCTGTGAACTCAATCAGGTGGTACACCATGCCTGTTCTGATGTCTTTCTTAATGACATGGTGATTTACATTACAGCCATGTTACTGGCTGTGGGTCCCCTCTCTGGCATCCTCTACTCTTACTCCAAGATAGTGTCCTCCATACGTGCAATCTCCTCAGCTCAGGGGAAGTACAAAGCATTTTCCACATGTGCATCTCACCTCTCTgttgtctctttattttattgCACCCTCCTGGGAGTGTACCTCAGTTCTGCTGTGACCCAGAACCCACGTGCCACTGCAACAGCTTCACTTATGTACACTGTGGTCACCCCTATGCTGAACCCCTTCATTTATAGTCTGAGGAACAAAGACATAAAGAAAGCTCTAAAAATCCTGTTAGGGAGTGTGACTAGAAGAGGACCAATTGATTCACCTTCATAA